CGGCGCCGCTCGCCGTAGATGCGCGCCAGGATGATCCCCGAGGCGGTGGCGAGGTTGAACGAGTCGATGACCCCCGTGGACGGGATGCGCACCAGCCGGTCGCAGTGCTCGCGCGTCAGGCGGCGCAGGCCCCCGTGCTCCTCGCCGAGCACGAGGGCGACGCGGCCGGAGAAGTCCACGCGGTCGTAGTCCTCCGCCCCGGCGTCCCCGGCGGCGCCGAAGATCCAGAACCCCTCGTCATCCTTGAGCTTGCGCAGCGTCTGGACGACGTTGCCGACGCGCACCACCGGGACGTGCTCCAGGCCGCCGGCGGCGACCTTCTCGACCACCGGCGTCACGCCGGCCGAGCGATCCTTGGGGATGAGCACGGCCGCCGCCCCCGTGAGCGCGGCGTTGCGGACGACCGCGCCGAGGTTGTGAGGGTCCTGGACCCCGTCGAGCACCACCAGGAGCGCCTCCGCGCGCCCCGCGAGGCCGGCGAGGACGTCCTCCAGCTCGGCGGCGGGCCGGGCCCCGACCTCGGCCGCGACTCCCTGGTGGACCCCGCCGGCGGCCATGCGATCGAGCGCCCTCGCGTCCAGCCGCCGCACGGCCACCCCCCGGCCGCGCGCCAGCTCCTCGATCGCGCGCAGCCGCCCGCCGCGCGCCCCCTCGGCAAGGTAGAGCGTCTCGATCGGTCGGCCGGAGCGCAGCGCCTCCTCGACGGGGTGGACGCCGTAGACGATCCCGGCCCGGGGCTGGGTCATGGGTCGGATCGGCCCCTAGTCCTTCTTGAGCCGCCAGGTCGTCCCGCCGGCGCCGTCCTCGAGCAGGACCCCGCGCTCGAGCAGCTCGGCGCGCACGCGGTCGGCGGCGGCGAAGTCCCGGGCCGTGCGGGCGGCGGCGCGCTCGGCGATCTTCGCCTCGACCCAGGCGGCGTCCACGCCTTCGGCAAGGCCCGACTGCGCGTGCGCCTGCAGCCGCGCGGCCCAGTCCGCGGGGTCGCTGCCGAAGAGCCCGAGCACCCCGCCGATCCGCCGCACGGCGGCGACGAACCCGGCGAGCGTCTCGCGGTCGAGGCCGCCGGAGCGGGCCATCGCCCCGGTGACGGCGCGCGCGGCCTTGAACACCTCGCCGAGCGCGCTGGCGGTGTTGAAGTCGTCGTCCATCGCCTCGCGGAAGCGCGTCTCGAGCCCGGCGACCGCAGCGGCCGCCTCCTCGTCCCGGGGGCCGTCGGCGCCCCCCGCCGCGGGGGCCTGCGCCTCGGCGATCAGCCGGTAGAGCCGGTCGAGCGTCCGCGTCGCGTCCTCGAGCTGCTGGTCCGTGAAGTCGATCGGCGAGCGGTAGTGCGTGCCGAGCAGGAAGAAGCGCAGCGCCTCCGCGTCGAACTTCGCCAGCAGGTCGCGGATCGTGAAGAAGTTGCCGAGCGACTTGGACATCTTCTCCGCGTTGACGTTCACGAACCCGTTGTGCATCCAGATCTTCACGAAGGGCTTGCCGGTCAGCGCCTCGGTCTGCGCGATCTCGTTCTCGTGGTGCGGGAAGGCCAGGTCCTTGCCGCCGGCGTGGATGTCGAGCTGCTCGCCGAGGTGCTTCATCGCCATCGCGGAGCACTCGATGTGCCAGCCGGGGCGGCCGCGCCCCCACGGGCTCTCCCACCAGGGCTCCCCGGGCTTGGAGGACTTCCAGAGCGCGAAGTCCATGGGGTCCTCCTTGCGCTCGTCGACCTCGACGCGCGCGCCGGCGAGCATCTCCTCCAGGTCGCGCTTGCCCAGCGCGCCGTAGGTCGGGAAGGACTTCACGCGGAAGTAGACGTCGCCGTCCACGGGGTAGGCCTTGCCCCTGGCGACGAGGCCC
The DNA window shown above is from bacterium and carries:
- the rlmB gene encoding 23S rRNA (guanosine(2251)-2'-O)-methyltransferase RlmB, with protein sequence MTQPRAGIVYGVHPVEEALRSGRPIETLYLAEGARGGRLRAIEELARGRGVAVRRLDARALDRMAAGGVHQGVAAEVGARPAAELEDVLAGLAGRAEALLVVLDGVQDPHNLGAVVRNAALTGAAAVLIPKDRSAGVTPVVEKVAAGGLEHVPVVRVGNVVQTLRKLKDDEGFWIFGAAGDAGAEDYDRVDFSGRVALVLGEEHGGLRRLTREHCDRLVRIPSTGVIDSFNLATASGIILARIYGERRRAPTDNC
- the cysS gene encoding cysteine--tRNA ligase, with translation MALRIFNTRTGVKEEFVPLAPPRVGMYACGVTVYDLSHLGHARGALVFDIVRRYLAFAGYQVKYVRNFTDIDDKIIKRAAERGMGWKELAELYIGEYVKDMTALGIRPADVEPKATEHIPEIIAHVAGLVARGKAYPVDGDVYFRVKSFPTYGALGKRDLEEMLAGARVEVDERKEDPMDFALWKSSKPGEPWWESPWGRGRPGWHIECSAMAMKHLGEQLDIHAGGKDLAFPHHENEIAQTEALTGKPFVKIWMHNGFVNVNAEKMSKSLGNFFTIRDLLAKFDAEALRFFLLGTHYRSPIDFTDQQLEDATRTLDRLYRLIAEAQAPAAGGADGPRDEEAAAAVAGLETRFREAMDDDFNTASALGEVFKAARAVTGAMARSGGLDRETLAGFVAAVRRIGGVLGLFGSDPADWAARLQAHAQSGLAEGVDAAWVEAKIAERAAARTARDFAAADRVRAELLERGVLLEDGAGGTTWRLKKD